In a single window of the Lagenorhynchus albirostris chromosome 19, mLagAlb1.1, whole genome shotgun sequence genome:
- the FBXO46 gene encoding F-box only protein 46 — protein sequence MDRGGLLPFQLWCPRPFGTYSQNQPRPPSAALKPSACPEPGGGAEPDHGPAHSENTPPALATEAPASQPAPLLSAAAAGDEGRVLLDTWYVIKPGNTKEKVAFFVAHQCGGGSRASSMKVKGHWGSDSSKAKRRRRCLEPTKAPPDPGGQDGPPAAEGVPASASEDVDLLSVAEMVALVEQRAALALQSYPRPSTPAPVVYVSAEQGGPAKGLGSERRSGGGDCSRVAEAVAHFEAQRDNPPAKGLRKEERPGPGPGEVRIAFRISNSREPRAPDGSLPNGSGGRPGCAYPGSPGPGARAKDKITCDLYQLISPSRDALPSNVEFLLARADEASEGETPAPARPEDTPPAPPPPPARDCGASGFHVDVVVTGVVDECIFFGKDGTKNVKEETVCLTVSPEEPPPPGQLFFLQSRGPDGPPEPPPTDSPATAPGPDDAEGTVDTSLCRLYRHVSHDFLEIRFKIQRLLEPRQYMLLLPEHVLVKIFSFLPTRALAALKCTCHHFKGIIEAFGVRATDSRWSRDPLYRDDPCKQCRKRYEKGDVSLCRWHPKPYHHDLPYGRSYWMCCRRADRETPGCRLGLHDNNWVLPCNGPGGGGGRAGREEGR from the coding sequence ATGGACCGAGGGGGCCTCCTTCCCTTCCAGCTGTGGTGCCCCCGGCCCTTTGGCACCTACTCCCAGAACCAGCCGCGCCCGCCTTCCGCAGCCCTCAAGCCGTCAGCCTGCCCTGAGCCAGGTGGGGGGGCGGAGCCAGACCATGGCCCTGCCCACTCAGAAAACACACCCCCAGCCTTGGCCACGGAggctcctgcctcccagcctgcCCCGCTCCTTTCAGCAGCGGCTGCCGGCGACGAGGGTCGAGTCCTGCTGGACACGTGGTATGTTATCAAGCCCGGGAATACAAAGGAGAAGGTGGCCTTCTTTGTGGCCCACCAGTGCGGTGGAGGCAGCCGGGCCAGCTCCATGAAGGTCAAGGGGCACTGGGGCAGTGACAGCTCCAAGGCCAAGCGGAGGAGGCGCTGTCTTGAGCCTACGAAGGCTCCTCCGGACCCAGGGGGACAAGACGGGCCCCCTGCTGCTGAGGGGGTCCCAGCCTCAGCCAGTGAGGATGTGGACCTGCTCTCTGTGGCCGAGATGGTGGCCCTGGTGGAACAGCGGGCCGCCCTGGCCCTGCAGAGCTACCCGCGCCCGAGCACCCCAGCGCCTGTGGTCTATGTGTCGGCCGAACAGGGTGGGCCTGCCAAGGGGCTGGGGTCCGAACGGCGGTCTGGTGGCGGGGACTGCAGCCGTGTGGCGGAGGCCGTGGCCCACTTCGAGGCTCAGCGGGACAACCCTCCAGCCAAAGGCCTCCGCAAGGAGGAGCGGCccgggccaggccctggggaggtGCGCATCGCCTTTCGGATCTCCAATAGCCGAGAGCCCCGTGCACCGGATGGCAGCTTGCCCAACGGGAGCGGGGGCCGGCCGGGTTGTGCCTACCCTGGCAGCCCGGGTCCTGGGGCCCGGGCCAAGGACAAGATCACCTGCGACCTGTACCAGCTCATCAGCCCCTCTCGGGATGCCCTCCCCAGCAATGTGGAGTTTCTGCTGGCTAGGGCGGATGAAGCCAGCGAGGGTGAgaccccagcccctgccaggcCCGAGGACACTCCCCCggccccccctccaccccctgcccgGGACTGTGGCGCGTCAGGCTTCCATGTGGATGTGGTGGTGACGGGGGTGGTGGATGAGTGCATCTTCTTCGGCAAGGATGGCACCAAAAACGTGAAGGAAGAGACGGTGTGCCTGACCGTCAGCCCCGAGGAGCCACCCCCGCCTGGCCAGCTCTTCTTCCTCCAGTCCCGGGGACCTGATGGGCCCCCCGAGCCACCGCCAACTGACTCGCCTGCCACTGCACCCGGCCCGGACGATGCTGAGGGGACGGTGGACACCTCCCTGTGCCGCCTGTACCGGCACGTGTCGCACGACTTCCTGGAAATCCGCTTCAAGATCCAGCGGTTGCTGGAGCCGCGACAGTACATGCTGCTGCTGCCTGAGCACGTGCTGGTCAAGATCTTCAGCTTCCTGCCCACGCGCGCCCTGGCGGCCCTCAAGTGCACCTGCCACCACTTCAAGGGCATCATTGAGGCTTTCGGCGTGCGGGCCACAGACTCGCGCTGGAGCCGCGACCCGCTCTACCGCGATGACCCTTGCAAGCAGTGCCGCAAGAGATACGAGAAGGGCGATGTGTCGCTCTGCCGCTGGCACCCCAAGCCCTACCACCACGACCTGCCTTATGGACGTTCCTACTGGATGTGCTGCCGCCGAGCCGATCGCGAGACGCCCGGCTGCCGCCTGGGTCTGCACGATAACAACTGGGTGTTGCCCTGCAATGGGCCAGGCGGTGGGGGCGGCCGGGCTGGCCGGGAGGAGGGGAGGTGa